CGTCGCGTGCTCCTCGCGTGCGCTGCGCGCGGAGTCGCCGGCGGTCTGCTCCGCCGCGGCGGCGGCATCGCGCGCCGCTTCGGCGGCGGCCACCTCGTCGTCGCCGACCGCGTCGTCGGAGCGGACCGCGGGATGCGGATGCTCGGCGGCGCCGCACACCGGACACGGCTCGCCATCGGCGAGGTTCTCGGCGAGCTCCCCCGCGAAGCCGGCGAGTCGCCGTCGCAGCAGCTCGGTCACGGCGCTGCGCGCCGCGTCGTGACGCGTCGAGGCTTCCAGATAGGCGGCCTCGGCCGCCTGCGTCCGCGCGGCGAGCGCCGCTGCCTGTCGCGCCGCCTCACGTCGCGCGGTGAGGTCGTCACGCTGGGCGATCAGCCCCTCACCGGCCACAGCGGCGGCGCGCGCCGCCGTCAGGCGCTCGTCCAGGGTGTCGCGCTTGGCCGGGACCTCGGCCACCGCTGCGGCGATCGCCGCCAGTCCCGTCTCGTGCTCGGCGATCGATCGCGCCGTGGCGTCGATGTCGTTCTGGAGCCGAGCCAGGTCCTTCTCGCGGTCGAGCATGCTCGTCCACAGGGCGAGGTGCCCGGTGAGCTCGTCCACCCGCGACCGCAGGGTCTCGACGTCGTCGGGATCGGCGACGGGCTCGTCGTCGAGCAGCGCGAAGTCCTCGCGTGCGCGGTCGACGCGCCGGATCGCCGCGCGGACGTCGGCATCCGCGCGCTCCGCCGCCTCGATCGGCGCGCGCAGGACCTCGGCGGCGCCGGCGCGGGCGAACACGATGCGGTCCCGCTCGATGTCCTCGGCGCGGGATTCGAGCGCGTCGAGCGTCTCGCGTGACCGGATCCGCCGCAGCTGGCGCTCGTGCAGCTCCTTCGCCTTCGCGTGCGCGTCGTCGGCGGTGCGGTGAGCGGCATCGGCGTGGTCGCGCTCGCGCGCGAGCGTCTCGGCCCGATACGCGGCACGCTGCGCGCCGACGCGGGCGGCCGCGAGTCGGGTCGGCGCGTCCGCCGCGGCCTCGTCGGCTTCGGCGACCTCCTGCGGCGCGCCGAGGCCGTCGGCCCCGAGCGCCCGCTCGACCTCGTCGAGCAGAAGCGCGACCCCCTCGCCGGCGGCCTCGAGGGAGCGCTCGGACTCCCGACGGCGCTCGTCGAGGGCGCTCTGATAGTCCTCGTAGGTGCGCGTGCCGAACAGGCGCCGCAGCAGCTTCTGACGCTCGTCGCTGCGGGCGAGCAGGAACTGGGCGAACCGGTTCTGGGCGAGCAGGATCACCTGCAGGAACTGCTGCTGGTTCAGCCCGAGCACATCGTCGAGCTCGAGCCCCACGGCACGCGCGCCGCTCGCGCGACCGATCCAGACGCCGTCGACGCGCTCGTCGAGCTGCGCCTCGGCGGCGACCGTGGTCGTGCCGGTGCCGCGGCGCTTGGCGCGGTCGTACTCGGGCGAACGCGTGACCCGCCACCGGCGTCCGCCGGTGGTGAACTCGACCGACACCTCGGTCGGCTCGTCGGGGGTGCAGTGGTCGCTGCGCAGCCGTTTCTCGGACCCGTCGTAGCGCGGGACCCCGCCGTACAGTGCGAAGCAGACGCCGTCGAGCACGCTCGACTTGCCGGCCCCGGTGCGGCCGGCGATCAGGAAGATCCCGTCGTCGGCGAACGCATCGAAGTCGACCTCCTGGCGGGACCGGAACGGGCCGAATCCCTCGAGGGTGAGCCGGTGCAGCCTCATGCCTTCGCCTCCGCGACCACGCGCTCGCCGATCACGTCGCGGATGATCTCGGCCTCGCGGTCGGTCGCCCCCTCGCCGTCGCGCACGTGAACGAGGAACGAGTCGATCAGCTCGGCATCGGACCGCGCGGCGCGCACGCGACGCGCGTAGCTCAGACCGTCCCCGGCACGGGCGCCCTCGGGCTGGTGCATCACGGTGGCGCAGTGAGGGAAGCGCACCAGCAGACGCCGCATCGGGTCGGGCTGCGGCGTCGGATCGGTGTACTGGGCGCACACCCACTCGCCCTCGGCGGACTCGAAGCGCGCGTCGGCGAGCAGCTCGTCGAGCGTGCCGCGGACGGTCGTGAGCGCGCGCGGAATCGGAAGATCCAGCCACTCCACCGCCGCCAGCCCCTCGGCGTCGAGATCGACCAGCCAGGATCCGCGCGGCTTGTCGGCCTCGCCGAAGCTGTAGTGCAGCGGCGCCCCGGCGTACCGCACGCGGTCGGACAGCCGCTGGCGCCCGTGGATGTGGCCGAGGGCGACGTAGTCGGGGCCGTCGAACGCCGACAGCGGGACGACGTCGAGCGTGCCCTGGCGGATCTCGCGCTCGACGCCCGGCGTCGCCTCGACGCCGGCGGCGAAGCAGTGCGACACCGCGACCGATCGGCCGCCGCGCTCGGCGAGATCGGCGCGCACGAGCCCCATCGCGTGCTCGATCACCTGGTGCTGCGTGCGCAGCGGCACGTCCTCCCACAGGTGACGCACGAGGGCCGGCTCGAGGTACGGCAGCGGGTAGAAGTGGACGGGCCCGTGTGCGTCCGTGATCGTGATGGGCGTGCCCACGGTGAGCGGATCGGTCACGACGTGCACGCCCTCGCGCAGCAGGTCGGCCTGGAAGCCGAGGCGGGCGGCGTTGTCGTGGTTGCCGCTGGTGACGATGACCTGGGCGCCGGCATCCGCCATCGCGCGCAGCGCGCCGGTGAGCACGGGATAGCAGGCCGCCGACGGGGCCGCCGAGTCGAACACGTCGCCCGCGACCACCACGACGTCGACGGCGTGGTCGCGCACCTGGCGAACCAGCTCGTCGAGCACGCCAGACAGCGCATGGAGCGTGGAATGGCCGTGGAACGACCGCCCGATGTGCCAGTCCGAGGTGTGCAGGATCCGCATGCCTTCACGGTAGGCGGGCCCTGCGACATCGCGTCCGAGGCTGGCCGCGGACCGCCTCAACCGCGCGCGGCCGACTCCCCGTCTCTCTGAGACGCGCGCCGATCGCGCGCGACGGCCTCGCCGAGCATCTGGCCTCCGCTCGTCAGCAGCGCGCGCTTCCACGGCACCACGCCGCTGATCTCGATCTGGATCGACATCGACAGGATGGTCCGTATCAGGACGATGATGCCCAGGATGACGGCATCCTCGATCGAGGGCTTCGAGGTGATCGTGCGGATCAGATCGGCCGCGACGAGCACTTCGAGCCCCAGCAGGATCCCCGCCCCGAGTGTGGTGCGCAGCACCACGAACGCCTCCCCTCCCCCGTCCCCCCGGCTGAGCGAGCGAAGGGAGAGGATGACGGCGATCACGAAGCCCACGACCATCGCGAGCGCCCCGACGGCCTCGAAGCCGATCGCGACGGCGGTGAAGGCGTCCTCCATGTCCACGACGCCAGGCTAGTCCGGGGCCGGGTCGGTCGTCAGCATCCGGAACTCCCGGCGCCGCAGGAGCTTCAGGATGACCGACGCCGGCGGGCCGAACGCACGCAGCCCTTGGTCGACCGAGCACGGGCCGACCTCGACGACGCGGTACTCACGCCGGCGGTGCAGCACGACGCTCCCGCCGTGGAGGGTGTTGCGGTACCAGTTCACCTCCGGTCCGTAGGTGAGCTCGGCGACGAAGCCCCCGGGCGCTCGCGCCAGGATCAGCGGGGCTTCGAAGGTGCGGCCGCTCTTTCGCCCGATCGTGCGGATGATCGAGAAGGGGCCGTGCCCCCACCGGGCGAGAGCGCGCGTGACGTGGTTGAGCGAGTGATTGACGAAGGCGAGCCACGCGCGCTTCGCGCCGCCCATCGCCATCGCCTGCCGCCTACGCGCTCCGGCGGCGGTGCAGCAGCGTCTCGTGGCCCGGGTTCGCCGCGAACCAGTCGGCGACGTACCAGCACACCGGGATCACGGTGCGGTCGCCGCGCTCCTCGAGCTCGGCGATGACGCGCCCGACGAGTTCGCCGGCGTAGCCGTGGCCGCGGAACGTCGGCACCGTGTACGCCCGCGTGAGGGCGAGGGAGCGGCCGTCGTCGCGGTAGTCCAGGATGCTGACGCGCGCGTCGCCGTGCATCAGCGCATAGCGGGATGCATCGGGTTCGTGCACGAGCGTGAATTCGGCCACGTCGACAGGCTAACCCCGGCGCGACCCGGCGCGGGCCGCCGCGCCCACGCTGTGGGAGATCGCTCAGGGAGCGGCACGCGGGCGCAGGGCGCGCGATACCGGGTCTCAGTCGATCCGATTGAGCAATCTGTCACATTCCGTCACGCGCCGAACCGCCGGATCGAGCGATTTGACTCACTGCGACGCAGTCCGTCATAATCGGCCGCATGACGAAAATCGCGCGTTCTCTGTCCGCCTGGGAGGCGAACGGGACTGCCGGCATGATGATGGCCGGCCGCGTTGTCATGTGTTGTCGAATGTGCCACTAGCACGGTGACCCCCGCCGGACTCGTGCGCAGAGGCTGATCAGCCCGAGCGTCCACCTGAGCGAGTCCCCCGAAGAACCGGATCCGCGCGTCGACCACGCTCGCCCGCTCCCTTCGAGCCCGCCCCGTGAGACCGGGGCCAGAAAGCAGCACCTCCCGAACCCTTTCCGGGCCGAGAAGGCCAGGGTTCACACTCCCACTAGGACCATCATCATGTCGAACACCGCCCTCCTCGAGCGCCCCAACCACCTCCGCGCCGTGGCCGCCCCGGCGCCGACCCTCCGCGCTGTGCCGCAGCCGGCCGCGCCCGCCGAAGCCCCGGCGCCCCAGGCTCCCGCCGCCGACGTCCCCCGCTCCGCCAACGCGCTGCCCCCGGGCACCGCCCCGCGCGGCTTCGGACTGTACGTCGGCCTCGACGAGGCCAAGGCCGCCGCCGCGGGCGTCTCGCTGGGCGTCCTCGTCGACGCGCTCCGCCGCACGATCGCCGAGCTCGCGCCCGAGGCCGAGACCTACGCCACCGTCGCCCTCGCGCCCGTCGGCGCCGGCGGCCGCGACGTCGACGTCGTCCGCCGCGCGCTGCACGAGCCGTCCACGATCGCCCGCGCGAAGGAGGACGAGCCCGAGGACGAGGACCGCGCACCGCGCGGCGTCATCGTCGACATCTCGCGCAAGCGCGTCCTCATCGACAGCGAGTCCGCCGCGCTGACCTACAAGGAGTTCGAGCTGCTGCAGTACCTCGTCCTGCGCGAGGGCCGCACGATCGAGCGCACCGAGCTGGTCGGATCGCTGTGGCAGGGCGCCACCGACGAGGAGGTCCCGGGCGAGCGCACGATCGACGTGCACGTGCGGCGCCTGCGCGCCAAGCTCGGCCGCTACGAGGACATCGTCCGTACCGTGCGCGGCGTCGGCTACCGCTTCGACCGTCACGCCGACGTGCAGATCCGCTACGGCCACGGCACCCCCTCCCCCGACCGCTTCTGACCCCTCCCCCCTTCCCGGCGGGAATCGCGGACCGCGGAGCATGAGGGACGGATGTCGCGGCGCGCGCGTAGGGTGAGCGCATGGAGGTCGCGCAGCGCCTGAGGGCGCCCGAGGGGACGAGGACGGATGTCGCGCGCGACCCGCGACCGGATCACGGGCGGCCGCTCGAGACGGAATACCGCCCGCGGCGCCCGCTCGACCTGCGGCGCACCGTGCTGTTCCAGCGGCGGGGGCGGAACGACCCGACGATGGCGGCGACCGCGTCGGTGATCTGGCGCGCGAGCCGCACTCCGCACGGCGTGGCGACGCTCGCGCTGCGCGAGACGCACCCCGGCGTGGTCCGCGGCGCGGCGTGGGGGCCGGGCGCCGAGTGGGCGCTGGACCAGCTGCCGGCCCTGTGCGGCTCGGCCGACGATCCGGCCGGGTTCGAGGCCGACCGGCATCCGCTCATCGCCGACGCGCACCGACGCCATCCGGGGCTGCGGCTCAGCCGCACGGGCCTCGTCTTCGATGCCCTCGCCGTGGCGATATTCGAGCAGAAGATCACGGGCATGCAGGCGTTCGCCGCGTGGCGACGCATCGTCACGTGGCACGGCGAGCGCGCACCCGGCCCGACGCCCGTGCCGCTGTTCGCGCCGCCCACGGTCGACGGCTGGCGGCGCATCCCGTCGTGGGTGTGGCATCGCGCGGGGCTCGAGCCGCCGCAGGCGAAGACCGTCGTGCGGGCGGCTGCCCGCGGCGCCTCGCTCGTGCGGGCCGTCCACCGCGCCCAGGACGGCGAAGCCGTCGACCGCGCGCTCATCAGCCAGCCCGGTGTCGGCCCGTGGACGTCGGCCGAGACGCGCATCCGCGCCCTCGGCGACCCGGACGCGGTGAGCGTCGGCGACTTCCACCTCGCCCACGAGGTCGGGTACGCCCTGACCGGCTCCCGCACCGACGACGACGGGATGCTGGAGCTGCTCGCACCGTGGGCGGGGCACCGGCAGCGCGTCATCCGGCTCATCGGCGCGAGCGGCGTGAGCGAGCCCCGACGCGCGCCGCGACTGCACCCCGAGGACCACCGCGACCGCTGACACGCAGGCGAAGGGCTGGACGCCCGACCCCCGGCGCGCCAGGATGGCCCCATGATCGAGCAGCTTCCGGACCTGCCCGATGGCGTTCTCGGATTCCGCGCCGTCGGCGAGGTCACGTCGGACGACTACCGCCAGGTGATGGATCCCGCGATCGACGCCGTCGTGGCCGCGGACGGCAAGGTCAACATCGTGTTCGTCCTCGGCGACGACTTCGAGCGGTACACGCTCGGGGGCATGTGGCAGGACGCCGAGCTCGAGCGCGAGCCGCGCCAGGCATGGGGACGGATCGCCCTCGTGACCGACCATGCGCTCATCGCCGAGATCGTGCACGGCCTCGCGTTCCTCTTCCCGGGCGAGGTGCGGTTCTTCCCCACCAGCGGCGAGCGCGACGCCATCGACTGGGCCGCGGCCGGACCCGCGGAGGACTGAGCCCACCGGCCGGCGCGGTCAGCGCCCCCGGACGGTCGTCACTCGAACTCGCTGTCGTCGATCGGCGACGGCGCGGGGCCGAGGTCCTCGAGTTCGTGCCACAGCTCCACCGGGATCTCGGTCGCGAGCAGAGCGTCGAGCTCGGCGACCCGGCGCGCGTTGGTGACGCCCACGATCGTGGAGTCGATGAACGGTCCGCGCAGCGAGAAGTGCAGCGCCGCCGCCGTGAGCGACACCCCGGCTTCGGCGCACACGCGCTCGGCCCGCCGGGTCCACTCGAGCAGGTCGCCGGCGGCGGGCTGATAGTGGTACATCGCGCCGTCGGTGGCTCCGGCCGCGAGCAGGCCCGACCCGAACGGGGCGGCGTTGAACACGAGCATGCCCCGGCGGCGCGCGTTGGCGAACAGCGGCTCCGCCGAGCGATCCACGAGCGTGTAGCGGTTGTGGACCAGCACGGCGTCGAAGACGTCGGTGTCGACGTACCGGCGGACCATCGGCACCGGCCCGGCGGCGATCCCGATCGCATCGACCGCCCCCGAGTCGCGCAGTTCGACCATCGCCTCGATCGCACCGCCCGGCCCGTCCGCCACGTCGAACGAGACGGTGTACGGGTCGTGCAGGTGCAGCAGCCCGACGCGGTCGATGCCGAGGCGCGCGAGGCTCTCCTCGTGCGAGCGCAGCACGCGGTCGCGATCGAAGGCGCCGGTGGCGGGGTCGCGGTCGACCTTGGTGACGACGCGGCGTGCGGAGTCCCCGCCGCGCTGGGCGATCGCGAGGCCGAGCACCTGCTCGCTGCGCCCGTCGGCGTAGTTGTTCGACGTGTCGATGAGCGCGTGGCCGCTGTCGAAGAGCGCGGTCGCACCGGCGACGGCATCCGCCTCCTCCGGGCTTCCCGGCGCGGTGCCCCGCCCGAGCGCGGAGGTGCCCAGCGTGACCGGGCTGAGGTCGATGAGCATGCGGTTCCCCTCGGCGGTTCGACTCCACCCTACGGATCCGCACGCGCGGGCGGTACGGCGCGTACGCTGGTGCCATGAGCGACTCGAAGGGCGGATGGACCCGCGGGCACACGGGCTGGGCGTTCGGCACGGCGCTGCTGTTCACCCTCGGCATCCTGTTCGGGCTGATCTGGGGCAACGTGTGGTTCGGTCTCATCATCGCCGCCGCGGTCTCGATCGGCTGGCTGATCGCCTACGAGTCGTCCCGCGGCCGCAGCGTCGGCATCTACGACCGCGACGACGACGGCGCCCAGCTCTGACCCGCCCTCGCCCTATCGCGCCGCCCGGCCGCGTCGTATGGTGGCGATCAGGAGGTGAGGATGATGCATGCCAGCGTCGGCGACCGCGTGATCATCCACGGCCGCACCGTCGGAGCCGCCGAGAAGACCGGCGAGGTCATCGGCATCCGGAAGGACTCTGATCCGCCCCTGCTCGTCGTCCGCTACGACGACGGCCACGAGGCGATCCTGGCGCCCGGGAGCGACTGCGAGATCCGGCACGCGGACAGCGCGTCCGCGTAGCCCCGAGGCGCCCACCCGCGTCAGGTTAGGCTAACCTCATTTCATGACCACGCCGACCGCCGCCGCGACCCACGACGACTTCCGCCTCGAGCGGCGCATGCTCGAGCTGCGGTTCCGCCGTGTCCGGCTCGCCGCGCGCGAGTTCCTCACACCCGGCTACGTCCGCATCCGCCTCGAAGGCGACGAGCTGCACGGCTTCCAGTCGCTCGGGGCCGACGACCACATCCGCATGTTCTTCCCCGACGGCGACGTCGACTCCGTCGAGCAGCTGCGCGCCGCCCCGAGCCGCGAGTACACGCCGCTGGAGTGGGGCGACGGCTGGCTCGACCTCGAGTTCGCGATCCACGGCGACGAAGGCGTCGCCGCTCCCTGGGCGGCGACCGCACCGCTGGGCTCGCCCGCGGGCGTCGGCGGCCCGCGAGGCTCGAAGGTGCTCGTCGGGCGGCCCGACGCGTGGTTCCTCGCCGGCGACGAGACGGCGGTCCCCGCGATCCGCCGGTGGGTGGGGCTGATGGATCCCGACGCCGTGGGCCGCGTCCTCGTCGAGGTG
This region of Microbacterium thalassium genomic DNA includes:
- a CDS encoding AAA family ATPase; its protein translation is MRLHRLTLEGFGPFRSRQEVDFDAFADDGIFLIAGRTGAGKSSVLDGVCFALYGGVPRYDGSEKRLRSDHCTPDEPTEVSVEFTTGGRRWRVTRSPEYDRAKRRGTGTTTVAAEAQLDERVDGVWIGRASGARAVGLELDDVLGLNQQQFLQVILLAQNRFAQFLLARSDERQKLLRRLFGTRTYEDYQSALDERRRESERSLEAAGEGVALLLDEVERALGADGLGAPQEVAEADEAAADAPTRLAAARVGAQRAAYRAETLARERDHADAAHRTADDAHAKAKELHERQLRRIRSRETLDALESRAEDIERDRIVFARAGAAEVLRAPIEAAERADADVRAAIRRVDRAREDFALLDDEPVADPDDVETLRSRVDELTGHLALWTSMLDREKDLARLQNDIDATARSIAEHETGLAAIAAAVAEVPAKRDTLDERLTAARAAAVAGEGLIAQRDDLTARREAARQAAALAARTQAAEAAYLEASTRHDAARSAVTELLRRRLAGFAGELAENLADGEPCPVCGAAEHPHPAVRSDDAVGDDEVAAAEAARDAAAAAEQTAGDSARSAREEHATARARAGDLSEGELAERLAAVVQAVEDADSAARTVERLTAERAELVALEATARDERERVMDELQRLRESLAVSTARAERDRRAVDEARGPFATVADRIADAERRRAASLALADAVAARIAAEGAALAAARDRDARIADTDFADAAAATAALRDAAARAALDQGIREYEAAVRAERDRLRELELELAGESDAPIDLTATREALAAARDAWSSAVDAAAHATQVAGTVAGLVARADRAHEKVGALAEDAAIIARLANTVAGRAPNTHRMTLESFVLAAELEEIVEAANVRLSDMSAGRYSLQHTDALAARGAASGLGLEIMDAHTGHARPAQSLSGGETFLASLALALGLAEVVTARAGGVRLDTLFIDEGFGSLDEDTLDLAMRTLDELRAGGRTVGLISHVAAMKEQLPAQLLVEATPEGPSVIRHDAPAYV
- a CDS encoding exonuclease SbcCD subunit D — encoded protein: MRILHTSDWHIGRSFHGHSTLHALSGVLDELVRQVRDHAVDVVVVAGDVFDSAAPSAACYPVLTGALRAMADAGAQVIVTSGNHDNAARLGFQADLLREGVHVVTDPLTVGTPITITDAHGPVHFYPLPYLEPALVRHLWEDVPLRTQHQVIEHAMGLVRADLAERGGRSVAVSHCFAAGVEATPGVEREIRQGTLDVVPLSAFDGPDYVALGHIHGRQRLSDRVRYAGAPLHYSFGEADKPRGSWLVDLDAEGLAAVEWLDLPIPRALTTVRGTLDELLADARFESAEGEWVCAQYTDPTPQPDPMRRLLVRFPHCATVMHQPEGARAGDGLSYARRVRAARSDAELIDSFLVHVRDGEGATDREAEIIRDVIGERVVAEAKA
- a CDS encoding DUF1622 domain-containing protein, yielding MEDAFTAVAIGFEAVGALAMVVGFVIAVILSLRSLSRGDGGGEAFVVLRTTLGAGILLGLEVLVAADLIRTITSKPSIEDAVILGIIVLIRTILSMSIQIEISGVVPWKRALLTSGGQMLGEAVARDRRASQRDGESAARG
- a CDS encoding nitroreductase family deazaflavin-dependent oxidoreductase, translated to MAMGGAKRAWLAFVNHSLNHVTRALARWGHGPFSIIRTIGRKSGRTFEAPLILARAPGGFVAELTYGPEVNWYRNTLHGGSVVLHRRREYRVVEVGPCSVDQGLRAFGPPASVILKLLRRREFRMLTTDPAPD
- a CDS encoding GNAT family N-acetyltransferase, producing the protein MHGDARVSILDYRDDGRSLALTRAYTVPTFRGHGYAGELVGRVIAELEERGDRTVIPVCWYVADWFAANPGHETLLHRRRSA
- a CDS encoding winged helix-turn-helix domain-containing protein, which produces MSNTALLERPNHLRAVAAPAPTLRAVPQPAAPAEAPAPQAPAADVPRSANALPPGTAPRGFGLYVGLDEAKAAAAGVSLGVLVDALRRTIAELAPEAETYATVALAPVGAGGRDVDVVRRALHEPSTIARAKEDEPEDEDRAPRGVIVDISRKRVLIDSESAALTYKEFELLQYLVLREGRTIERTELVGSLWQGATDEEVPGERTIDVHVRRLRAKLGRYEDIVRTVRGVGYRFDRHADVQIRYGHGTPSPDRF
- a CDS encoding DNA-3-methyladenine glycosylase family protein — encoded protein: MEVAQRLRAPEGTRTDVARDPRPDHGRPLETEYRPRRPLDLRRTVLFQRRGRNDPTMAATASVIWRASRTPHGVATLALRETHPGVVRGAAWGPGAEWALDQLPALCGSADDPAGFEADRHPLIADAHRRHPGLRLSRTGLVFDALAVAIFEQKITGMQAFAAWRRIVTWHGERAPGPTPVPLFAPPTVDGWRRIPSWVWHRAGLEPPQAKTVVRAAARGASLVRAVHRAQDGEAVDRALISQPGVGPWTSAETRIRALGDPDAVSVGDFHLAHEVGYALTGSRTDDDGMLELLAPWAGHRQRVIRLIGASGVSEPRRAPRLHPEDHRDR
- a CDS encoding STAS/SEC14 domain-containing protein, which gives rise to MIEQLPDLPDGVLGFRAVGEVTSDDYRQVMDPAIDAVVAADGKVNIVFVLGDDFERYTLGGMWQDAELEREPRQAWGRIALVTDHALIAEIVHGLAFLFPGEVRFFPTSGERDAIDWAAAGPAED
- a CDS encoding aldo/keto reductase, whose translation is MLIDLSPVTLGTSALGRGTAPGSPEEADAVAGATALFDSGHALIDTSNNYADGRSEQVLGLAIAQRGGDSARRVVTKVDRDPATGAFDRDRVLRSHEESLARLGIDRVGLLHLHDPYTVSFDVADGPGGAIEAMVELRDSGAVDAIGIAAGPVPMVRRYVDTDVFDAVLVHNRYTLVDRSAEPLFANARRRGMLVFNAAPFGSGLLAAGATDGAMYHYQPAAGDLLEWTRRAERVCAEAGVSLTAAALHFSLRGPFIDSTIVGVTNARRVAELDALLATEIPVELWHELEDLGPAPSPIDDSEFE
- a CDS encoding DUF1918 domain-containing protein, encoding MMHASVGDRVIIHGRTVGAAEKTGEVIGIRKDSDPPLLVVRYDDGHEAILAPGSDCEIRHADSASA
- a CDS encoding siderophore-interacting protein, which produces MTTPTAAATHDDFRLERRMLELRFRRVRLAAREFLTPGYVRIRLEGDELHGFQSLGADDHIRMFFPDGDVDSVEQLRAAPSREYTPLEWGDGWLDLEFAIHGDEGVAAPWAATAPLGSPAGVGGPRGSKVLVGRPDAWFLAGDETAVPAIRRWVGLMDPDAVGRVLVEVPDRAHELLIAAPAGVVVEQVHRHMRPSGAALIDRIETLGAADRPDGSVFGFVAAEHAIVKPARALLLDRWGLDLDHIAVRGYWKRGETEYHAPH